The Clostridiisalibacter paucivorans DSM 22131 genome segment CTGACTATATTAGTGTGAAGGGCCCAGTGTTTTCGACCAGAAAGTTACCAGGGTTGGAGGTAAGCTTAGGACCAGAGATGCGGTCTACAGGAGAGGTATTAGGGATAGGAAAAAATATAGAAGAAGCATTGTATAAGACATTTATAGCGGCAGGATTTAATTTACAATTTAAAAACAAGGCTATAATAGCTACCATAGGAGATAGACACAAATTAGAATTTGTTAATATGGCAAAAAAGATAAGTGAATTAGGATTTAAGATATACAGTACCGTAGGCACATATAAAATTTTAAAGAAAAATAATATAGATGCAGAAGTTATAGGTAAAATAGATGATAAAGGAAAAAATATCTTAGATATTATAAAAAATAAAGAGATAGATTTTGTAGTAAATACTCCTACTAAGGGGAATCAAAGCAAAAGAGACGGGTTTAAGATAAGGAGAAAGGCTTTGGAAAACTCTATAGATGTGTTTACATCACTGGATACAGTTAATGCTCTATTGAATATAGTTGAAGATAAAGAGGAAGAAATGAAAGTATATAGTCTGCAAGAAATGTAAAAAAAATAAACATGTAAAAAGTATATACTGCGGGTAAACTATGGCATATCATGAAGTTAATGACTTAACAATCAAATATGTAAAATATATATACACTTTTCATAAAAAAATAAATATATAACAGGAAAAAACTCAAAAAGACATGGTTTATAAAAATCATGTCTTTTTTTATTTTTTGTTTTTTAAAGGTGTTTAGCATTGAAAAATGCATATTTAAAGAGAGTAAATTTATATATAAAGTTAACGAAAAATAGTGTTTTTTATATATTTGGTATAGTTTTTGCTTTATATATGGGTGTGAGAGAAAGTGAAAACCTTTGCTAAAACCAAAAAGGAGGAGAAATCAATATGAAAGTATGTGTATTAGGAGCAGGAACCATGGGTTCAGGTATAGCTCAAACATTTGCACAATCAGGACATGAAGTAGTTATAAGAGATTTGAAGCAAGAATTTTTAGATAAGGGTGTTGCTACTATAACTAAGAACTTAGATAGAGCAGTATCAAAAGGAAAGCTTACAGAAGAAGCTAGAAATGATATAAGAGCAAGAATAACAATAACAACAGAATTAAAAGATATAAAAGATGTAGATTTAGTTGTGGAAGCAGCAGTAGAAAATATGGATATTAAAAAGAAGATATTTGCAGAATTAGATGAAGTATGTAAAGCAGAAACTATATTGGCATCAAATACATCTTCATTATCAATAACAGAAATAGGAAGTGCTACTAAAAGACCAGATAAGGTAATAGGAATGCATTTCTTTAATCCAGTACCAGTTATGAAATTAGTAGAAGTAATAAAGGGTATAGCAACATCAGATGAAACAAAGAATACCATAGTAGAATTATCAAAGGATTTAGGAAAGAGTCCAGTAGAAGTAGAAGAGGCTCCAGGATTTGTAGTTAATAGAATACTTATACCAATGATAAATGAAGCAGTGGGTATATTGGCAGATGGAGTAGCTACAGCAGAAGATATAGA includes the following:
- a CDS encoding 3-hydroxyacyl-CoA dehydrogenase NAD-binding domain-containing protein — encoded protein: MKVCVLGAGTMGSGIAQTFAQSGHEVVIRDLKQEFLDKGVATITKNLDRAVSKGKLTEEARNDIRARITITTELKDIKDVDLVVEAAVENMDIKKKIFAELDEVCKAETILASNTSSLSITEIGSATKRPDKVIGMHFFNPVPVMKLVEVIKGIATSDETKNTIVELSKDLGKSPVEVEEAPGFVVNRILIPMINEAVGILADGVATAEDI